Sequence from the Acidimicrobiia bacterium genome:
GTTCACCCCCTCCTTGCGGAGGTTCTCGGCGACCCGGTCGGCATTGTGCTTGGTGCCCACGAACACCAGGGTGCGCCCGGCACTGCCGATGATCCGCGCCGCCACCTTCGGCTTGTCCATGTGGTGCACCGCGAGGAAGCGGTGGGTCTGCTCTTCGACGATCTCTGAGCTGGCCTCTACCTCGTGGCGCACCGGGTCCTTGATGAAGGCGTTGATGAGAGAGCGCACCTCGCCGCCGAGGGTGGCGGAGAACAGCATCACCTGTCGGGGTCCCTCGATACGGCGCATGATCGCCCGCACCTGGGGAAGGAACCCCATGTCGGCCATCTGGTCGGCCTCGTCGATCACGGCGCACTCGACCTCGGCGAGCGAGACCGCCTTGCGCTCCAGGAGGTCGATCAGGCGGCCGGGCGTGGCCACCACAACGTCCGCCCCCTTGCGAATCCGGTCGATCTGCTGCCCCATGGGGGCGCCTCCGTAGACGGCGACGATGCCGAGCCCGGCGGCGGCCGCCAGAGGCTCCAGCTCCTCGGTCACCTGGGAGCACAGCTCGCGTGTGGGCACCAGAACCAGCCCGTGCGGCGATCCGGGCATCCCCCGGGAGATGCGGGTGAGCATCGGCAGTCCGAAGGCGAGGGTCTTCCCCGAGCCGGTCTGTGCCTGACCGCACACGTCGCGGCCGGCCAGGGCGTCGGGGATGGTGAGGGCCTGCACCGGGAAGGGGGATGTGATCCCCCGGGAGCGCAACACCTCCACCATGGCGGCGGGGACGCCCAGCTCGTCGAAGGTGACGGTGGGCGGTTTC
This genomic interval carries:
- a CDS encoding DEAD/DEAH box helicase; this encodes MTTISKPPTVTFDELGVPAAMVEVLRSRGITSPFPVQALTIPDALAGRDVCGQAQTGSGKTLAFGLPMLTRISRGMPGSPHGLVLVPTRELCSQVTEELEPLAAAAGLGIVAVYGGAPMGQQIDRIRKGADVVVATPGRLIDLLERKAVSLAEVECAVIDEADQMADMGFLPQVRAIMRRIEGPRQVMLFSATLGGEVRSLINAFIKDPVRHEVEASSEIVEEQTHRFLAVHHMDKPKVAARIIGSAGRTLVFVGTKHNADRVAENLRKEGVNARALHGDMRQQDREKTLADFSEGRLPAVVATNVAARGLHIDDVDVVMHYDPPQDYKSFVHRSGRTARAGDTGLVVSLVEWDQVEDVQRLQRASGLNYEIVKVFSNDPRLDDLTGHEPGRVTLTQKSDVEISRRFRTRRGRR